From a single Thermodesulfobacteriota bacterium genomic region:
- a CDS encoding iron ABC transporter permease — translation MSRGNLLISAILWSVIVLFVLYPLSFLLIESFKIAGTDRYGLQNYIDFFKDPYYFKTFGNTLLLAMLVLATTTLVGLPLAYILARYRLKGKVLFTALILLPIVLPAYAGAFALIVLFGKMGTLNLLLMEWGVIAKPINFIFGLHGLVFIQSLHLLPFIVLSLSAGFTNIDPSLEEAAEVEGASGFKRFLTVTLPLTSPNYLAGAVIVFLWPFTDWLTPLIFGQQDYLPSIAYINIAYHFTDMHRKYMGIVSVVVSSLICVGIFLASKRWVERKKYTALSKGTTLEGRIIEAGLLTKAGAYTYMFFIALLVLLIPIVLGLSAFSRRWVLQPFPTYWTLDNFRLIFLETPMLLKNSFLFSAVALLFGVAFGLPAAYLITRTKVRGKEALDFIITLMLAFPGIAVGVSYLLAFWHGIPLATHWIIMPLSLFVRRLPYFLRMAHASYLQLDVSLEEASEVSGAGKFKTFVNISLPLLLKGVFVGLVMFFIMAFQEISTAIFLYRGGWETLPIGIYLNWHRGMEFGIAGAMAFLMIVIIFILLLIVARVGGGILGAAWGSSGGKY, via the coding sequence ATGTCCCGGGGAAACCTTCTCATCTCCGCGATCCTCTGGTCGGTCATCGTCCTCTTCGTCCTTTACCCGCTCTCCTTCCTCCTCATCGAAAGTTTTAAGATCGCCGGGACCGATCGTTACGGCCTTCAGAATTATATCGACTTCTTTAAGGACCCCTACTATTTCAAGACCTTCGGCAATACCCTCCTCTTGGCGATGTTGGTCCTGGCCACCACGACCTTGGTGGGATTGCCGCTGGCTTACATCCTCGCAAGGTACCGGTTGAAGGGAAAGGTCCTCTTCACGGCCCTCATCCTCCTTCCCATCGTCCTGCCTGCCTACGCCGGGGCCTTTGCCCTGATCGTCCTCTTCGGGAAGATGGGAACCCTGAACCTCCTCCTGATGGAGTGGGGGGTGATCGCCAAACCCATCAATTTCATCTTCGGGCTTCACGGCCTGGTCTTCATCCAGTCTCTCCATCTGCTGCCCTTCATCGTGCTCAGCCTTTCGGCAGGGTTCACCAACATCGACCCGTCTCTCGAGGAGGCGGCCGAGGTGGAAGGGGCGAGTGGATTTAAAAGATTTTTGACGGTGACGCTGCCGCTGACCAGTCCGAATTATCTTGCCGGAGCGGTGATCGTCTTTTTATGGCCTTTCACGGACTGGCTGACCCCCCTGATCTTCGGGCAACAGGACTATCTCCCCTCGATCGCCTATATCAACATCGCCTACCATTTTACCGACATGCACCGGAAGTATATGGGCATCGTTTCGGTGGTGGTCTCCTCCCTCATCTGCGTGGGGATCTTTTTGGCCTCCAAGAGATGGGTGGAGAGAAAGAAGTACACCGCCCTCTCCAAAGGGACCACGCTCGAGGGAAGGATCATCGAGGCCGGACTATTGACCAAGGCGGGCGCCTATACCTATATGTTTTTCATCGCCCTGCTGGTCTTGCTCATCCCCATCGTGCTCGGGCTCTCGGCCTTTTCGAGACGGTGGGTCCTCCAGCCCTTTCCCACCTACTGGACCTTGGACAATTTCAGGCTCATCTTCCTCGAAACACCCATGCTCCTCAAGAACTCCTTTCTCTTCAGCGCGGTGGCCCTTCTGTTCGGGGTGGCCTTCGGGCTGCCTGCGGCCTATCTCATCACCCGCACGAAAGTGCGTGGGAAGGAGGCCCTCGATTTTATCATCACCCTGATGCTGGCCTTTCCTGGGATCGCCGTCGGGGTGAGCTATCTGCTCGCCTTCTGGCACGGCATCCCGCTGGCGACCCACTGGATCATCATGCCCCTGTCCCTTTTCGTTCGGCGCCTTCCCTATTTTCTGCGGATGGCCCATGCCTCCTACTTACAGCTCGATGTCTCCCTGGAAGAGGCCTCGGAGGTCTCCGGAGCGGGAAAATTCAAGACCTTTGTGAACATTTCGTTGCCCTTGCTGCTCAAGGGCGTCTTCGTCGGTCTGGTGATGTTCTTCATCATGGCCTTTCAGGAGATCTCGACCGCGATCTTTCTCTATCGAGGGGGATGGGAGACCCTGCCCATCGGCATCTATCTCAACTGGCACAGAGGGATGGAGTTCGGGATTGCAGGGGCCATGGCCTTTCTCATGATCGTGATCATCTTCATCTTGCTCTTGATCGTGGCCAGGGTCGGCGGCGGGATCCTGGGAGCGGCCTGGGGCTCCTCAGGGGGGAAGTATTGA
- a CDS encoding ABC transporter ATP-binding protein: MAFIKIERLYKKFGATVAINHIDLEVTKGEILTLLGPSGCGKTTTLRCIAGLERPDEGDVVIEGRPMFSKGFVPPSQREIGMVFQNYAVWPHLRVFDNVAYGLKLQKLPKQVIKEKVRETLALVGLEGLDKRYPSQLSGGQQQRVALARALVRNPKVLLLDEPLSNLDAKLRERMRFEIKSLVRRMNMTSVYVTHDQAEAMVISDRIAVMDSGNIVQIGPPEEIYKRPANRFVADFIGTTNFIPGEVVDIGGEKDWISVRTEFGPTILCRVFDSEAIASHQRIHLSIRPEDIELYDRPPEKEENLLKGRIVHRAYLGNILNYFVQVDHTLIRVQAPYDRRHEEGESLFLYLNPEKCLALT, encoded by the coding sequence ATGGCCTTCATCAAGATCGAAAGACTCTATAAAAAGTTCGGCGCTACGGTCGCCATCAACCATATCGACCTGGAGGTGACGAAAGGGGAGATCCTGACCCTGCTGGGGCCAAGCGGATGCGGAAAGACAACGACCCTGAGGTGCATCGCCGGCCTCGAGAGGCCGGATGAAGGGGATGTGGTGATCGAGGGAAGGCCCATGTTCTCAAAAGGGTTTGTCCCGCCCTCGCAGCGTGAGATCGGGATGGTCTTTCAGAACTACGCGGTCTGGCCCCACCTGAGGGTTTTTGATAATGTGGCCTATGGATTGAAGCTCCAGAAGTTGCCCAAACAGGTCATCAAAGAGAAGGTAAGGGAGACGTTGGCCTTGGTCGGATTGGAGGGGCTCGATAAGCGATATCCAAGCCAACTGAGTGGGGGCCAGCAGCAACGGGTTGCCCTGGCCAGGGCCCTGGTGAGGAATCCCAAGGTCTTGTTGCTGGACGAACCGCTGAGCAACCTCGACGCCAAATTGAGAGAGAGGATGAGGTTCGAGATCAAAAGCCTGGTTCGGCGGATGAACATGACCTCCGTCTATGTGACCCACGATCAGGCCGAGGCCATGGTCATCTCGGACCGGATCGCGGTGATGGATTCGGGCAACATCGTCCAGATCGGACCGCCGGAGGAGATTTATAAGAGACCGGCCAATCGGTTTGTCGCCGATTTCATCGGCACGACCAATTTCATCCCCGGAGAGGTGGTCGACATTGGGGGAGAGAAGGATTGGATCTCCGTCAGAACAGAATTTGGCCCGACGATCCTCTGCCGGGTCTTCGACTCCGAAGCCATCGCATCCCATCAGAGGATCCACCTCTCCATCCGGCCCGAAGACATCGAACTCTATGACCGGCCACCTGAAAAGGAGGAGAACCTCCTTAAAGGGAGGATCGTCCATCGGGCCTATCTGGGAAACATCCTCAATTACTTCGTCCAAGTGGACCATACCCTGATCCGAGTTCAAGCCCCCTATGATAGGAGACATGAGGAAGGGGAAAGCCTCTTTCTCTACCTCAATCCGGAGAAGTGCCTTGCCTTGACCTGA